The DNA region CATATCCAGTCCAAATTTCATTTTTCTTAATAGTTCCCCATAAATCTTCAAATGCTTTTTTAGGCATACTTTCATGTCTTACTATATTATGAGGTTTTCCTATTAAATCATCAAGTTTATATTCTGCAATTTTGCAAAAGTCATCATTTGCAAAAGTAATAATACCTTTTTTATCAGTTTCACTAACTAAAAATGCATATTCATCTAAAATTGTTTCTTTTTCTTTTGACATAATAGACTCCATTAAAAATTTTTATTTTTAGCATCTTTTACTAAATCTTGTGCCATTTTTGATATATTATTTGCAACAGCAGTAATTTGTGATGCTTCATTTGCATTCTCTTGAGTTACTTTATCAAGCATAGTAACTGTATCATTTATTTGTTCTATTCCTGTCATTTGTTCTTTTGATGCAGCACTAACATTTTGAATAATTGAAATAGTTTTTTCTACTCTATTATTTAATTCTTCATATCCTTGAATCATATCATTAGAAATTGTTTTTCCTTCATTTGCTTTTTGTGTTGCTTTTTCTACTATATCTTTTATTTCTTTAGCTGCTTGTGCACTTCTAGAAGCAAGATTTCGCACTTCTGCTGCAACAACCGCAAAACCTTTTCCTGCTTCTCCCGCTGTTGCTGCTTCTACTGCTGCATTTAATGATAAAATATTTGTTTGAAATGCTATTTGATCAATTATGATTATTGCTTCATTTATTGTAGATACTTCAGTATTAATCTCTTCCATTGAATTTGCTGTTTTTGCTGCCAATTTTCTACCATTTATTACTGAATCTTTAACTGAATTACTTAAATTTGACATTTCTTGTGCATTTTGAGCATTATTTCTTGTGATGGAAGTTATCTCCTCAACCGCTGCTGCTGTTTCTTCTAAGCTTGCTGCTTGTTCATTTGCTTTTGATGCTAAATTATGCATAGAATTTTTCATAGAAATAGCATCATTTTCAAGTAATTGACCATTTTGTAAATTTGATTTTGCATTATTAATTAAGGTATCACCTAATAAATTAACTCCAGACATAACACTATACATTCTTTCTTTTAATGTTTCAGGAATTATAATTTTTTTTGTAAAATTGTTATTTGAATATAACTTTAAAGTATTTTCTAAATTTTCCATATGCGCTTCAGTTGTATTTAACATATTATTGATG from Malaciobacter molluscorum LMG 25693 includes:
- a CDS encoding methyl-accepting chemotaxis protein, which gives rise to MFKNIHTKYKILINMLLSQVAFAAISITAIISTHSAVAIIIVNVFFAIIIAYTNYSAMNRILGGINRIQEYLHDFMNYAFMKSNKIRKAEFIKKDEIGGILKELNIYFDSFDKMRKDDMRVLGEIVLVLNKVEQGIFRCRVNSNTNNPMIMTLKKTINNMLNTTEAHMENLENTLKLYSNNNFTKKIIIPETLKERMYSVMSGVNLLGDTLINNAKSNLQNGQLLENDAISMKNSMHNLASKANEQAASLEETAAAVEEITSITRNNAQNAQEMSNLSNSVKDSVINGRKLAAKTANSMEEINTEVSTINEAIIIIDQIAFQTNILSLNAAVEAATAGEAGKGFAVVAAEVRNLASRSAQAAKEIKDIVEKATQKANEGKTISNDMIQGYEELNNRVEKTISIIQNVSAASKEQMTGIEQINDTVTMLDKVTQENANEASQITAVANNISKMAQDLVKDAKNKNF
- a CDS encoding PAS domain-containing protein, which codes for MSKEKETILDEYAFLVSETDKKGIITFANDDFCKIAEYKLDDLIGKPHNIVRHESMPKKAFEDLWGTIKKNEIWTGYVKNATKSGGYYWVFATIYPFESCDGSQGYLSCRRNASKEEIQQVELLYKKWKEEE